From Rubrivirga sp. SAORIC476, a single genomic window includes:
- a CDS encoding M28 family peptidase, whose translation MRRPLLLILGLTLGLTACRTASVPPVEAPVPVAPVPQAAPQLIADVSMLAGDAFEGRGAGTPGGYRAADFVERRFRESGLTGAFDGRFRQTVALPQGGDGVNLAGRVEGTVFPQQVLLVTAHYDHLGVRAGQVYNGADDNASGVAALFALAEQLREVPPAHTVILAAFDAEEQGLVGAQAFADTPPVPLGAVLAVVNLDMVSRGPLWAAGTAHYPHLGRLLQGAGLDLRYGHDEGTGADNWTGASDHAVFHRQGVPFVYFGVEDHADYHAPTDDAARIDPVVFAHNVDTITEAVRELDRRHVDLVAGR comes from the coding sequence GTGCGCCGCCCGCTTCTTCTGATCCTGGGGCTGACGCTCGGCCTCACCGCCTGCCGAACGGCCAGCGTGCCGCCCGTGGAGGCACCGGTCCCCGTGGCGCCCGTGCCGCAGGCCGCGCCCCAACTCATCGCCGACGTGTCGATGCTCGCGGGCGACGCCTTCGAAGGGCGGGGTGCCGGGACGCCCGGCGGCTACCGCGCGGCCGACTTCGTGGAGCGCCGCTTCCGAGAAAGCGGGCTGACGGGCGCCTTCGACGGCCGCTTCCGCCAGACCGTCGCGTTGCCCCAGGGAGGGGACGGCGTCAACCTCGCCGGGCGGGTCGAGGGGACCGTGTTTCCGCAGCAGGTGCTCCTCGTCACCGCCCACTACGACCACCTCGGCGTCCGCGCAGGGCAGGTCTACAACGGGGCCGACGACAACGCCTCCGGCGTGGCAGCGCTGTTCGCGCTGGCCGAGCAACTCCGAGAGGTCCCCCCCGCGCACACCGTCATCCTGGCTGCCTTCGACGCCGAGGAGCAGGGGCTCGTGGGCGCGCAGGCCTTCGCCGACACACCGCCGGTTCCGCTGGGCGCCGTGCTGGCGGTCGTCAACCTCGACATGGTGTCGCGCGGGCCTCTCTGGGCCGCCGGGACGGCGCACTACCCGCACCTCGGCCGCTTGCTCCAGGGCGCGGGCCTGGACCTCCGGTACGGCCATGACGAGGGCACCGGGGCCGACAACTGGACCGGCGCCTCCGACCATGCCGTCTTCCACCGCCAGGGCGTGCCGTTCGTCTACTTCGGCGTCGAGGACCACGCCGACTACCACGCGCCCACCGACGACGCGGCGCGAATCGACCCGGTCGTGTTCGCCCACAACGTCGACACGATCACCGAGGCGGTGCGGGAACTGGACCGCCGCCACGTCGACCTGGTCGCTGGCCGCTGA
- a CDS encoding protein-disulfide reductase DsbD domain-containing protein: protein MTRIALLLALLVTLPASAQRTSDIVSWRVRADRAQAGGEARVVLDATIRPGWRLYALGSPVGIPLTVTLDPLPPRVRAARLVQATPVEGYDEAFERAYPYFAETGRVVQVLAVGEGAEAGSREVSGSVRYAVCDDRICLPPTETAFRVPLVVE, encoded by the coding sequence ATGACCCGGATCGCCCTGCTGCTCGCCCTGCTCGTCACCCTGCCCGCCTCGGCGCAGCGGACGAGCGACATCGTCTCCTGGCGCGTCCGCGCCGACCGCGCCCAGGCCGGCGGGGAGGCCCGCGTGGTGCTCGACGCCACCATCCGGCCCGGCTGGCGCCTCTACGCGCTCGGCTCGCCCGTCGGCATTCCGCTGACCGTCACGCTGGACCCGCTGCCGCCGCGCGTCCGCGCCGCGCGCCTCGTCCAGGCGACGCCTGTGGAGGGCTACGACGAAGCCTTCGAGAGGGCCTACCCGTACTTCGCCGAGACGGGCCGCGTGGTGCAGGTGCTCGCCGTCGGCGAGGGCGCCGAGGCGGGCAGCCGCGAGGTGTCGGGCTCGGTCCGCTACGCCGTCTGCGACGACCGCATCTGCCTGCCGCCCACCGAGACGGCCTTCCGCGTGCCCCTGGTGGTCGAGTAG
- the rplI gene encoding 50S ribosomal protein L9: MKVILTEDHDTLGIKGDLVEVKPGYGQNYLIPRQMAVVATKSTIKRYAEERRQAAHKIEAARGNAEKLAARLNGTEILIPVRTGEEGRLFGTVTTQQITDELTALGYDIDRRKVSLAEDIKTVGEYPATVRIHPEITSEITIKVVAEEESV; the protein is encoded by the coding sequence ATGAAAGTCATTCTCACGGAGGACCACGACACGCTCGGCATCAAGGGCGACCTCGTCGAGGTGAAGCCCGGCTACGGGCAGAACTACCTCATCCCGCGCCAGATGGCCGTCGTCGCCACGAAGTCGACCATCAAGCGCTACGCCGAGGAGCGCCGCCAGGCGGCGCACAAGATCGAAGCCGCCCGCGGCAACGCCGAGAAGCTGGCTGCCCGCCTCAACGGCACCGAGATCCTGATCCCGGTCCGCACCGGCGAGGAGGGCCGCCTCTTCGGCACCGTCACGACGCAGCAGATCACCGACGAACTGACCGCGCTCGGCTACGACATCGACCGTCGGAAGGTCTCGCTCGCGGAGGACATCAAGACCGTCGGGGAATACCCCGCCACGGTCCGGATCCACCCCGAGATCACGTCCGAGATCACGATCAAGGTCGTCGCCGAGGAGGAGTCGGTATAG
- the rpsR gene encoding 30S ribosomal protein S18, whose protein sequence is MAASNPEDLQRIAAPGAAGTTMKCPFKTAGVEYIDYKDVETLKRFVNEQGKMLPRRMTGVSAKFQRQLTTAIKRARQVALLPFAADNVK, encoded by the coding sequence ATCGCCGCCTCCAACCCGGAGGACCTCCAGCGCATCGCGGCGCCCGGCGCGGCCGGCACCACGATGAAGTGCCCCTTCAAGACGGCCGGCGTCGAGTACATCGATTACAAGGACGTCGAGACGCTCAAGCGCTTCGTCAACGAGCAGGGCAAGATGCTGCCGCGCCGCATGACCGGCGTCTCGGCCAAGTTCCAGCGCCAGCTGACGACCGCCATCAAGCGGGCCCGGCAGGTCGCGCTCCTCCCGTTCGCCGCCGACAACGTCAAGTAG
- the rpsF gene encoding 30S ribosomal protein S6, whose product MADATEAAASGSTDPLYELMYIINPVLNEDQTKDIVQRVTQYLSDNGAAVENVEERGSQRLAYPIEKKRNGYYVVVNFRMSTAVVTGLPKIERALIINDDIMRHLVLRYDAKMERHYEATRSGKELPKIAPPVQRA is encoded by the coding sequence ATGGCAGACGCCACCGAGGCCGCGGCCTCCGGGTCGACCGACCCCCTCTACGAGTTGATGTACATCATCAACCCGGTCCTCAACGAGGACCAGACCAAGGACATCGTCCAGCGCGTGACGCAGTACCTCTCCGACAACGGCGCTGCCGTCGAGAACGTCGAAGAGCGCGGCAGCCAGCGCCTGGCCTACCCGATCGAGAAGAAGCGCAACGGCTACTACGTCGTGGTCAACTTCCGCATGTCGACCGCCGTCGTGACGGGCCTGCCCAAGATCGAGCGCGCGCTGATCATCAACGACGACATCATGCGCCACCTCGTGCTCCGCTACGACGCCAAGATGGAGCGGCACTACGAGGCCACGCGCTCCGGCAAGGAGCTCCCCAAGATCGCGCCGCCCGTCCAGCGCGCCTAG
- the prfA gene encoding peptide chain release factor 1 — protein MINPDALDALLARYQEVLTAMSQPDVASDPSQLASLGREMSGLEPAVKAARLWRELDEEVKGLREMVEAEEGEMAELAAMELEEVEERLAAAEKELEEELVPKDPEDARDAIVEIRSGTGGDEAALFAGDLFDMYQKVAADKGWKVEVMDTSEGTAGGFRDITFALKGKDVFGRMKYESGVHRVQRVPATESQGRIHTSAATVAVLPEAEEVDVEIRAQDVRIDVYRSSGPGGQSVNTTDSAVRLTHEPTGLVVSIQDEKSQIKNKEKAFRVLRSRLYQLELDRVHNERAAARKEMVGSGDRSGKIRTYNWPQGRVTDHRLEGDDKNHALQNVLDGDLDAIVRALALADREARMEEAANG, from the coding sequence ATGATCAACCCCGACGCCCTCGACGCGCTCCTCGCCCGCTACCAGGAAGTGCTGACGGCGATGTCCCAGCCGGACGTCGCCAGCGACCCGTCCCAGCTGGCCTCCCTCGGCCGCGAGATGTCCGGCCTGGAGCCCGCCGTCAAGGCCGCTCGGCTGTGGCGCGAGTTGGACGAGGAGGTCAAGGGGCTCCGCGAGATGGTCGAGGCCGAGGAGGGCGAGATGGCCGAACTGGCGGCGATGGAGCTGGAGGAGGTCGAAGAGCGCCTCGCCGCGGCCGAGAAGGAACTCGAAGAGGAACTGGTCCCGAAGGACCCCGAGGACGCGCGCGACGCCATCGTCGAGATTCGGTCCGGGACGGGGGGCGACGAGGCGGCGCTGTTCGCGGGCGACCTGTTCGACATGTACCAGAAGGTCGCCGCGGACAAGGGCTGGAAGGTGGAGGTGATGGACACCTCCGAGGGCACCGCGGGCGGCTTCCGCGACATCACGTTCGCGCTCAAGGGCAAGGACGTGTTCGGGCGGATGAAGTATGAGTCGGGCGTCCACCGCGTCCAGCGCGTGCCCGCCACCGAGAGCCAGGGCCGCATCCACACGTCGGCCGCCACGGTCGCCGTGCTGCCCGAGGCGGAGGAGGTGGACGTCGAGATCCGCGCCCAGGACGTCCGCATCGACGTGTACCGGTCGTCCGGGCCGGGCGGGCAGTCGGTCAACACGACCGACTCGGCGGTGCGCCTGACGCACGAGCCGACGGGCCTGGTGGTGAGCATCCAGGACGAGAAGAGCCAGATCAAGAACAAGGAGAAGGCCTTCCGTGTGCTGCGCTCGCGGCTCTACCAGCTGGAGCTGGACCGCGTCCATAACGAGCGGGCGGCGGCGCGCAAGGAGATGGTCGGCTCGGGCGACCGCTCGGGCAAGATCCGGACGTACAACTGGCCCCAGGGCCGCGTGACCGACCACCGCCTCGAAGGCGACGACAAAAACCACGCGCTCCAGAACGTCCTCGATGGCGACCTCGACGCCATCGTGCGGGCGCTCGCCCTGGCCGACCGCGAGGCGCGCATGGAGGAGGCGGCGAACGGCTAG
- the glmS gene encoding glutamine--fructose-6-phosphate transaminase (isomerizing), which translates to MCGIVGYIGPRQASDLLVSGLRRLEYRGYDSAGVAILNGSLQVRKKEGKVDELAKLLDGRPVEGTVGMGHTRWATHGAPCDLNSHPHTSGDGRFAIVHNGIIENYAAIKKQLVGQGYTFESDTDTEVLAKFIEQVQKEADLDFPEAVRQALTRVEGAYGIVALSLDEPDMLVVARNGSPLLLGVGEGEHFIGSDASPFIEFTKQVVYLSDGEMAIVRADGHEVFEIDGAPVSKEVHQLDWDLEEIAKGGYEHFMLKEIMEQPESVANAMRGRVRPGEGRIKLGGLDDVLPQLTAAERIVICACGTSWHAGLVGEYLIERLARLNVEVEYASEFRYRNPVLDPDRDVVIVISQSGETADTLAAVRQAQAAGVLAIGLVNAVGSTIARETDAGVYLHAGPEIGVASTKAFTAQVAVLAQIALLLGHERGTLTDEALQEHTEALAKIPGQIQTVLDDDDLIQRMARDYRYASNFLYLGRGVNFPVALEGALKLKEISYIHAEGYPAAEMKHGPIALIDQFMPVVFIATREATYDKVVSNIEEVAARGGTVIAITDAGNDGLGDLAEYVVQVPKTLDAFEPLLTVVPLQLLSYHIAVMRGCNVDQPRNLAKSVTVE; encoded by the coding sequence ATGTGTGGCATCGTCGGATACATCGGTCCTCGTCAGGCCAGCGACCTCCTCGTCAGCGGCCTCCGGCGGCTCGAATACCGCGGGTATGACTCCGCCGGCGTCGCCATCCTGAACGGCTCGCTCCAGGTCCGCAAGAAGGAGGGCAAGGTCGACGAACTCGCCAAGCTGCTCGACGGCCGCCCCGTCGAGGGCACCGTCGGCATGGGGCACACCCGCTGGGCGACCCACGGCGCGCCGTGCGACCTCAACTCGCACCCCCACACCTCCGGCGACGGCCGCTTCGCGATCGTCCACAACGGCATCATCGAGAACTACGCTGCCATCAAGAAGCAGCTCGTCGGGCAGGGCTACACCTTCGAGAGCGACACCGACACCGAGGTGCTGGCCAAGTTCATCGAGCAGGTCCAGAAGGAGGCCGACCTCGACTTCCCCGAGGCCGTCCGCCAGGCGCTCACCCGCGTCGAGGGCGCCTACGGCATCGTGGCGCTGAGCCTCGACGAGCCCGACATGCTCGTCGTCGCCCGCAACGGCAGCCCGCTGCTGCTCGGCGTCGGCGAGGGCGAGCACTTCATCGGCTCCGACGCGAGCCCGTTCATCGAGTTCACCAAGCAGGTCGTCTACCTCTCCGACGGCGAGATGGCCATCGTGCGCGCCGACGGCCACGAGGTCTTCGAGATCGACGGCGCGCCGGTCTCGAAGGAGGTCCACCAGCTCGACTGGGACCTCGAGGAGATCGCCAAGGGCGGCTACGAGCACTTCATGCTCAAGGAGATCATGGAGCAGCCCGAGTCGGTGGCCAACGCCATGCGCGGGCGCGTCCGGCCGGGCGAGGGCCGCATCAAGCTGGGCGGCCTCGACGACGTGCTGCCGCAGCTGACGGCCGCCGAGCGGATCGTGATCTGCGCCTGCGGCACGTCGTGGCACGCCGGGCTGGTGGGCGAGTACCTGATCGAGCGGCTGGCGCGGCTCAACGTGGAGGTCGAGTACGCCTCCGAGTTCCGGTACCGCAACCCGGTGCTGGACCCCGACCGCGACGTGGTGATCGTGATCTCGCAGTCCGGCGAGACGGCCGACACGCTCGCGGCGGTGCGGCAGGCGCAGGCGGCGGGCGTGCTGGCCATCGGGCTGGTCAACGCGGTCGGCTCGACGATCGCGCGGGAGACCGACGCGGGGGTGTACCTGCACGCGGGTCCCGAGATCGGTGTCGCGAGCACGAAGGCGTTCACGGCGCAGGTGGCGGTGCTGGCGCAGATCGCGCTGCTGCTGGGCCACGAGCGGGGCACGCTCACCGACGAGGCGCTCCAGGAGCACACCGAGGCGCTCGCGAAGATCCCCGGCCAGATCCAGACGGTGCTCGACGACGACGACCTGATCCAGCGGATGGCGCGTGACTACCGCTACGCGTCCAACTTCCTCTACCTCGGGCGGGGCGTGAACTTCCCCGTGGCGCTGGAGGGCGCGCTGAAGCTGAAGGAGATCAGCTACATCCACGCGGAGGGCTACCCGGCCGCGGAGATGAAGCACGGCCCGATCGCGCTGATCGACCAGTTCATGCCGGTGGTGTTCATCGCCACGCGGGAGGCGACTTACGACAAGGTGGTGTCGAACATCGAGGAGGTGGCGGCGCGCGGCGGGACGGTGATCGCGATCACAGACGCGGGCAACGACGGGCTGGGCGATCTGGCGGAGTACGTGGTCCAGGTGCCGAAGACGCTCGACGCGTTCGAGCCGCTGCTGACGGTGGTGCCGCTGCAGCTGCTGAGCTACCACATCGCGGTGATGCGGGGGTGCAACGTGGACCAGCCGCGCAACCTCGCCAAGAGCGTCACGGTCGAGTAG
- the aroF gene encoding 3-deoxy-7-phosphoheptulonate synthase has translation MPGLVVIPDPTVPGDRVEALVAALEAFGFGVHRTGDEPVVLGATGVPVDFDVRHIKVLPDVRDVVRVTSPYTFAARTGHPSDTVVSVDGLAVGGAELVVMAGPCSVESEDQMEASAAAVAAAGARILRGGAFKPRSSPYSFQGLGEEGLKIMRGAADRHGLKVVTEVMTESQLEVVGRYTDVLQIGARNMQNFALLKEAGRSGIPVLLKRGMSATIEEWLMSAEYILAEGNPDVILCERGIRTFETATRNTLDLSAVPVVKQLSHLPIIVDPSHGVGIRDKVAPMAVAAVACGADGLMIEAHPNPPEALSDGPQSLYLDAFAGLMDQARRVAEVVGRTLPDGEPAPALA, from the coding sequence ATGCCCGGCCTCGTCGTCATCCCCGACCCCACCGTCCCCGGCGACCGCGTCGAGGCCCTCGTCGCAGCGCTGGAGGCGTTCGGCTTCGGCGTCCACCGGACCGGCGACGAGCCCGTCGTGCTCGGCGCGACCGGCGTTCCGGTCGACTTCGACGTGCGCCACATCAAGGTGCTGCCGGACGTTCGCGACGTGGTCCGGGTGACGAGCCCGTACACGTTCGCCGCCCGCACCGGTCACCCGTCCGACACTGTCGTGTCCGTGGACGGCCTCGCGGTCGGCGGGGCGGAACTGGTGGTGATGGCCGGGCCGTGCTCCGTCGAGAGCGAGGACCAGATGGAGGCCTCGGCGGCGGCGGTCGCGGCAGCGGGCGCCCGCATCCTGCGTGGCGGCGCCTTCAAGCCCCGCTCCAGCCCGTACTCGTTCCAGGGGCTGGGGGAGGAGGGGCTGAAGATCATGCGCGGCGCGGCCGACCGCCACGGCCTCAAGGTGGTCACCGAGGTGATGACCGAGAGCCAGCTGGAGGTCGTCGGGCGGTACACCGACGTGCTCCAGATCGGGGCGCGCAACATGCAGAACTTCGCCCTCCTCAAAGAGGCCGGGCGGTCGGGCATCCCGGTGCTCCTCAAGCGCGGCATGAGCGCGACCATCGAGGAGTGGCTGATGTCGGCCGAGTACATCCTCGCCGAGGGCAACCCGGACGTGATCCTCTGCGAGCGCGGTATCCGGACGTTCGAGACGGCGACGCGCAACACGCTCGACCTGAGCGCGGTGCCGGTCGTGAAGCAGCTCAGCCACCTGCCCATCATCGTCGACCCCAGCCACGGGGTCGGCATCCGCGACAAGGTGGCGCCGATGGCCGTCGCGGCCGTCGCCTGTGGGGCCGACGGGCTGATGATCGAGGCGCACCCCAACCCGCCCGAGGCGCTCTCCGACGGTCCCCAGTCGCTCTACCTCGACGCCTTCGCGGGCCTCATGGACCAGGCCCGCCGCGTCGCCGAGGTGGTCGGGCGGACGCTCCCGGACGGCGAGCCCGCGCCCGCGCTGGCCTAG
- the lptB gene encoding LPS export ABC transporter ATP-binding protein, with translation MNPALPTPEPKTLRAEGLVKRYRRRTVVDGVSLSVEQGTCVGLLGPNGAGKTTTFYMVVGMIRPDAGNVYLDTPGGDETRITRTPMYRRARLGIGYLAQEASIFGAMTVEDNLRAVLDFQKMPRDEKEARVEELIGEFGLETVRRSKGHQLSGGERRRTEIARALATRPGFILLDEPFAGVDPIAVEDIMRIVAQLRERGIGVLITDHNVHETLAITDRAYLLYDGKIFMEGTAEELAANEEVRRRYLGESFTLDRYQG, from the coding sequence CTGAACCCCGCCCTCCCCACTCCCGAGCCGAAGACCCTCCGCGCCGAGGGCCTCGTCAAGCGCTACCGTCGCCGCACCGTCGTCGACGGCGTGTCGCTGTCGGTCGAGCAGGGCACGTGCGTCGGCCTGCTGGGGCCGAACGGAGCGGGCAAGACGACGACCTTCTACATGGTGGTCGGCATGATCCGGCCGGACGCCGGGAACGTCTACCTCGACACGCCCGGTGGCGACGAGACGCGCATCACGCGGACGCCGATGTACCGGCGCGCCCGTCTCGGCATCGGCTACCTCGCCCAGGAGGCGTCCATCTTCGGCGCGATGACCGTCGAGGACAACCTGCGCGCGGTGCTCGACTTCCAAAAGATGCCGCGCGACGAGAAGGAGGCGCGTGTCGAGGAGCTGATCGGCGAGTTCGGGCTGGAGACGGTCCGCCGGTCGAAGGGGCACCAGCTCTCCGGCGGCGAGCGGCGGCGGACCGAGATCGCCCGCGCGCTCGCCACGCGCCCCGGCTTCATCCTCCTCGACGAGCCGTTCGCCGGCGTCGACCCGATCGCTGTGGAAGACATCATGCGGATCGTGGCCCAGCTCCGCGAGCGCGGGATCGGGGTCCTCATCACCGACCACAACGTCCACGAGACGCTGGCGATCACCGACCGCGCGTACCTGCTCTACGACGGGAAGATCTTTATGGAGGGCACGGCGGAGGAGCTGGCGGCCAACGAAGAGGTCCGGCGGCGCTACCTCGGGGAGAGCTTTACCCTGGACCGCTACCAGGGCTGA
- a CDS encoding OstA-like protein, with the protein MIREARGARDSGGGWWLRALALLIPFCLFIPQPSTAQTRLVEILNADYVEVTSDTAGVVRRLEGNVRLRQDTTLLRSRRAFYYESRGEVVLDGAVRILSGQDTLTADAVTYDSNAKVAVATGAVRLGDGESVLFAPTATYDSRAEIAAFSGGGRILHRGAVLTSPEGTYSSARRVAEFSGPVALEDSSGTLTAARGTYDADVRRADFSGDVRLRRPDAALDADSVVYFRRTERARAYGRVVLDRLGDDRRAERAPEASPDSSRRTLLFGETLLFDGQEETASARGEPDRDPLLLVLSRDSTGRVDSTLARAPRIDASRLAVGADTSTVVVLAGGMRLWERRLAAVADSARFVRTPAADSLAEPLDRLGLFGASRPSVWADGSQLTGDSLFTTIRGGAVDSLLVLGRAFAARLDSTLGRLQQIAGVRMVGRFDADELRSLGVGPNAQVVYYRATPEGLLAGAEELSADTLSFRFADGELRELSGYRGIEGTTYGPSVVPDDPRLPGFAYDPDAPTREAVLGDGWEVGWLERDAAGRPGAEDDRPQVPGAEEALSSDDTEPLPDDEPISDDAPPSSDG; encoded by the coding sequence ATGATCAGGGAAGCACGCGGGGCACGGGACTCGGGAGGGGGGTGGTGGCTGCGAGCCCTCGCTCTGCTCATCCCGTTCTGCCTCTTCATCCCGCAGCCCTCCACGGCCCAGACGCGGCTCGTCGAGATCCTCAACGCCGACTACGTGGAGGTGACCTCGGACACGGCGGGCGTCGTGCGGCGGCTGGAGGGAAACGTGCGGCTCCGTCAGGACACGACGCTGCTGCGCTCGCGGCGGGCCTTCTACTACGAGAGCCGCGGCGAGGTGGTGCTGGACGGCGCCGTCCGGATTCTCTCCGGGCAGGACACGCTCACGGCGGACGCGGTGACGTACGACTCGAACGCCAAGGTCGCCGTGGCCACCGGGGCCGTCCGCCTCGGCGATGGCGAGTCGGTGCTGTTCGCGCCCACCGCGACCTACGACAGCCGCGCCGAGATCGCAGCGTTCTCCGGCGGCGGGCGCATTCTGCACCGTGGCGCCGTCCTGACCTCGCCCGAGGGCACGTATTCGTCCGCCCGGCGCGTCGCCGAGTTCTCGGGGCCGGTCGCGCTGGAGGACTCGTCCGGCACGCTCACGGCCGCGCGCGGGACCTACGACGCCGACGTGCGCCGGGCCGACTTCTCCGGGGACGTTCGCCTGCGGCGTCCCGATGCGGCCCTCGACGCCGACTCGGTGGTCTACTTCCGGCGGACCGAGCGGGCCCGCGCCTACGGTCGCGTGGTGCTCGACCGCCTCGGCGACGATCGCCGCGCCGAGCGCGCTCCCGAAGCGTCCCCGGATTCGTCCCGGCGGACGCTCCTCTTCGGCGAGACGCTCCTGTTCGACGGCCAGGAGGAGACGGCGTCGGCGCGCGGCGAGCCCGACCGCGACCCGCTCCTGCTCGTCCTGTCGCGCGACTCGACCGGGCGTGTCGACTCCACGCTCGCACGGGCGCCCCGCATCGACGCCTCCCGACTCGCCGTCGGGGCGGACACCTCCACCGTGGTCGTGCTGGCGGGCGGGATGCGGCTCTGGGAACGGCGGCTCGCGGCCGTCGCCGACTCCGCGCGCTTCGTCCGCACCCCCGCCGCCGACTCGCTCGCCGAGCCGCTCGACCGGCTGGGTCTGTTCGGCGCGAGCCGCCCTTCCGTCTGGGCCGACGGCTCGCAGCTGACCGGCGACAGCCTCTTCACGACCATCCGCGGCGGCGCCGTCGACTCACTCCTCGTCCTCGGCCGGGCCTTCGCAGCGCGCCTCGACTCGACACTCGGCCGCCTCCAGCAGATCGCGGGGGTCCGCATGGTGGGCCGCTTCGATGCCGACGAACTGCGCTCGCTGGGCGTCGGGCCGAACGCCCAGGTGGTCTACTACCGCGCGACTCCAGAGGGGCTGCTCGCGGGTGCCGAGGAGCTCTCGGCCGACACGCTCTCGTTCCGCTTCGCCGACGGCGAGTTGCGGGAGCTCTCGGGCTACCGCGGCATCGAAGGCACGACCTACGGCCCCAGCGTCGTCCCGGACGACCCGCGCCTGCCGGGCTTCGCCTACGACCCGGACGCGCCGACCCGCGAGGCGGTCCTCGGCGACGGCTGGGAGGTCGGCTGGCTGGAGCGAGACGCAGCCGGCAGACCGGGAGCAGAGGATGACCGGCCGCAGGTACCGGGCGCCGAGGAGGCGCTCTCATCCGACGACACAGAGCCCCTCCCCGACGACGAGCCCATCTCCGACGACGCCCCTCCCTCGTCCGATGGCTGA